From a single Streptomyces misionensis genomic region:
- a CDS encoding lysophospholipid acyltransferase family protein — protein MSSPAQTHIAPSASEDPLSRFRLIKAVLGPIMRLMFRPQVEGVEHIPGDGPVILAGNHLTFIDSIVLPLVTKRQVFFIGKDEYVTGKGVKGRLMAWFFTGVGMIPVDRDGANGGVAALMTGRRILEEGKIFGIYPEGTRSPDGRLYRGRTGIARLTLMTGAPVVPFAMIGTDKLQPGGNGIPRPGKVTVRFGAPMEFSRYDGMDRDRYVLRAVTDSVMAEVMRLSGQEYVDMYATKAKAA, from the coding sequence ATGTCCTCACCTGCACAGACTCATATCGCTCCCTCGGCATCGGAGGACCCGTTGTCCCGCTTCCGCCTCATCAAGGCAGTGCTCGGACCGATCATGCGCCTGATGTTCCGCCCCCAGGTGGAGGGCGTGGAGCACATTCCGGGGGACGGCCCGGTGATTCTGGCCGGAAATCACCTCACCTTCATCGACTCGATCGTGCTGCCGCTGGTCACCAAGCGTCAGGTGTTCTTCATCGGCAAGGACGAGTACGTCACCGGCAAGGGCGTCAAGGGCCGGCTGATGGCGTGGTTCTTCACCGGCGTCGGCATGATCCCGGTGGACCGCGACGGCGCGAACGGCGGTGTGGCCGCGCTGATGACCGGACGGCGGATCCTGGAGGAGGGGAAGATCTTCGGCATCTACCCCGAGGGCACCCGCTCCCCCGACGGCCGCCTCTACCGGGGCCGCACGGGCATCGCCCGCCTGACCCTGATGACCGGCGCCCCCGTGGTGCCGTTCGCCATGATCGGCACCGACAAGCTCCAGCCGGGCGGCAACGGCATCCCGCGCCCCGGCAAGGTGACCGTGCGCTTCGGCGCGCCGATGGAGTTCTCCCGCTACGACGGCATGGACCGCGACCGCTATGTGCTGCGCGCCGTGACGGACTCCGTGATGGCCGAGGTCATGCGGCTGTCCGGGCAGGAGTACGTGGACATGTACGCCACCAAGGCGAAGGCCGCCTGA
- a CDS encoding multicopper oxidase family protein produces the protein MDTPSRRTLLRVPIAAVGASLLASCGSGSETRSGPHRADTGPLGAGMEGNFVPAGPKGYVNPSDPEVLATERKRGAGRVHSLRFTAAEAELDLGGRSVRTWAYNDTVPGPLVRVSAGDVLDLTLANRLPVSTTLHSHGVRLRCDMDGVPDLTQRAIPSGRDFRYRFTVKHPGTYLLHSHVGMQPDRALYAPLVVDDPKETLAYDKEWIVVLDDWLDGVDGSTPDGVLEQLKPGGSAMGGMGMGPEHPHASGSPSPHPSKSAGKKAAPPARSTGPNRVLHDSHSRMLDGDGGSVDYPYYLANGRLPHNPSVFRCRPGDRIRIRFVNAGSETAFRVCLGGHAMTVTHTDGYPVRHRETDALLIGMSERYDVLVTAKDGCFPLVALAEGKKGSGLAVLRTDKGKNLPAPNVRPDELDGECVPARRLEPAESVALPERHPDRQMRIRITGNMHNFDWGFDHKPYDVRQRHEIHAGERVRLTLINATDMWHPMHLHGHTFAMTGLDAVGARKDTALVLPHRKLVVEFDADNPGLWMLHCHNQYHSESGMMTVLGYKR, from the coding sequence ATGGATACACCTTCGCGGCGAACCCTCCTCCGTGTCCCGATCGCAGCCGTCGGTGCGAGCCTCCTGGCGTCCTGCGGCTCCGGCTCCGAGACCCGCTCCGGCCCCCACCGCGCGGACACCGGCCCCCTCGGGGCGGGCATGGAGGGGAACTTCGTACCGGCGGGACCCAAGGGGTACGTCAACCCGTCGGACCCGGAGGTCCTCGCCACCGAGCGCAAGCGCGGGGCGGGCCGTGTGCACAGTCTCCGGTTCACGGCGGCCGAGGCGGAACTCGACCTGGGCGGGCGGTCCGTGCGGACCTGGGCCTACAACGACACGGTGCCGGGCCCGCTGGTCCGGGTCAGCGCCGGCGACGTGCTCGATCTGACGCTCGCCAACCGGCTGCCCGTCAGCACCACCCTGCACTCGCACGGCGTGCGGCTGCGCTGCGACATGGACGGCGTACCGGACCTGACGCAGCGTGCCATCCCCTCGGGGCGCGACTTCCGCTACCGGTTCACCGTGAAGCACCCGGGCACCTATCTGCTCCACTCCCATGTCGGGATGCAGCCCGACCGCGCCCTGTACGCGCCGCTCGTCGTGGACGACCCCAAGGAGACGCTCGCCTACGACAAGGAGTGGATCGTCGTCCTGGACGACTGGCTGGACGGGGTGGACGGCTCCACCCCGGACGGGGTGCTCGAACAGCTCAAGCCGGGCGGCTCCGCGATGGGCGGCATGGGCATGGGCCCCGAGCACCCGCACGCGAGCGGCAGCCCGAGCCCCCACCCGAGCAAGTCGGCCGGGAAGAAGGCGGCGCCGCCCGCCAGGTCCACGGGCCCCAACCGGGTGCTGCACGACTCCCACAGCCGCATGCTCGACGGCGACGGCGGCAGCGTCGACTACCCGTACTACCTCGCCAACGGGCGGCTGCCGCACAACCCCTCGGTGTTCCGCTGCCGCCCCGGCGACCGCATCCGCATCCGCTTCGTCAACGCGGGCTCGGAGACGGCCTTCCGGGTCTGCCTCGGCGGCCATGCCATGACCGTCACCCACACCGACGGCTACCCCGTGCGGCACAGGGAGACCGACGCGCTGCTCATCGGCATGTCCGAGCGGTACGACGTGCTGGTGACCGCCAAGGACGGCTGCTTCCCGCTGGTCGCGCTCGCCGAGGGCAAGAAGGGCAGCGGGCTCGCCGTGCTCCGCACCGACAAGGGGAAAAACCTTCCCGCACCGAATGTCAGGCCGGACGAGCTGGACGGCGAGTGCGTGCCGGCGCGGCGGCTGGAGCCGGCCGAGTCGGTGGCCCTGCCGGAGCGGCACCCCGACCGCCAGATGCGCATCAGGATCACCGGCAACATGCACAACTTCGACTGGGGCTTCGACCACAAGCCGTACGACGTGCGGCAGCGGCACGAGATCCATGCCGGGGAGCGGGTGCGGCTCACCCTCATCAACGCGACGGACATGTGGCACCCGATGCATCTGCACGGGCACACGTTCGCGATGACCGGGCTGGACGCGGTGGGGGCGCGCAAGGACACCGCGCTGGTGCTGCCGCACCGCAAGCTGGTGGTGGAGTTCGACGCGGACAACCCGGGGCTGTGGATGCTGCACTGCCACAACCAGTACCACTCGGAGAGCGGGATGATGACGGTGCTGGGCTACAAGCGCTGA
- a CDS encoding MFS transporter, whose amino-acid sequence MTSTLRPADVARAERRPGRWLALCVLVLAVLLVAVDATVLGLATPYISEDLHPSGTQLLWIGDVYSFVIAGLLVSMGSLGDRIGRKRILLCGATAFGAISVLNAYATTPESMIVARALLGVAGATLMPATLALIRNLFHDPRERSLAVGIWGATASAGTAVGPIVGGFLLEHFWWGSVFLINLPVMAVLVLVGLRTLPESRNPHPGPFDLPSVLLSLVGMIGVVYAVKEAATHGFSWPALGIGLLGAGALGGFVRRQLTMPVPLLDMRLFRHRGFSGAVLADLLTVLGMSGLVFFLSQYLQLVQGRHPFEAGLAELPAAVGAVAAGLVAGSAARRFSVRSVVSGGLAAVGLALAALTCLGQSTGYPVLGAALLVVGIGAGLSFTVTADVILSSVPKEQAGAASAVSETAYELGAALGIALLGSIVTAVYSGFTGPAGTPSGAHESLGAAVEAAARMPAGAAGSLLDAARDAFVHGLHLASGAGAAVLLGTAAVAWFLLKGQRLENTEQTGYPQYAE is encoded by the coding sequence ATGACCAGCACCCTGCGGCCGGCCGACGTGGCGCGGGCGGAGCGGCGACCGGGCCGGTGGCTCGCGCTCTGCGTCCTCGTCCTGGCCGTGCTGCTGGTGGCCGTCGACGCCACCGTCCTCGGCCTGGCCACCCCCTACATCAGCGAGGACCTCCATCCCTCCGGCACCCAGCTGCTGTGGATCGGTGACGTCTACTCCTTCGTCATCGCCGGTCTGCTGGTCTCCATGGGCAGCCTCGGCGACCGCATCGGCCGCAAGCGGATCCTGCTCTGCGGCGCCACCGCGTTCGGCGCGATCTCCGTGCTCAACGCCTATGCCACGACACCCGAGTCGATGATCGTGGCGCGGGCCCTGCTCGGTGTCGCGGGCGCGACCCTGATGCCGGCCACCCTCGCCCTGATCCGCAACCTCTTCCACGACCCGCGCGAGCGCAGCCTCGCCGTCGGCATCTGGGGCGCGACCGCCTCCGCCGGTACGGCCGTCGGCCCGATCGTGGGCGGTTTCCTGCTGGAGCACTTCTGGTGGGGCTCGGTCTTCCTGATCAACCTGCCGGTGATGGCCGTCCTCGTGCTGGTCGGTCTGCGCACCCTGCCCGAGTCCCGCAACCCGCACCCGGGCCCCTTTGACCTGCCCAGTGTCCTGCTGTCGCTCGTCGGCATGATCGGCGTCGTCTACGCCGTCAAGGAGGCCGCGACGCACGGCTTCTCCTGGCCGGCCCTCGGCATCGGCCTGCTGGGCGCGGGCGCCCTCGGCGGCTTCGTCCGCCGTCAGCTGACCATGCCGGTCCCGCTGCTGGACATGCGGCTGTTCCGGCACCGCGGCTTCAGCGGCGCGGTACTCGCCGACCTGCTGACCGTGCTCGGCATGTCCGGGCTGGTGTTCTTCCTCTCCCAGTACCTGCAACTCGTCCAGGGCAGGCACCCGTTCGAGGCGGGCCTCGCCGAACTTCCCGCCGCCGTCGGCGCGGTGGCGGCCGGACTGGTCGCGGGCAGCGCGGCCCGGCGCTTCTCGGTCCGCTCGGTGGTCTCGGGCGGTCTCGCCGCGGTCGGCCTGGCCCTGGCCGCTCTGACCTGCCTCGGCCAGTCCACCGGCTACCCGGTCCTCGGCGCCGCCCTGCTGGTCGTCGGCATCGGCGCGGGCCTGTCCTTCACGGTCACCGCCGACGTCATCCTCTCCAGCGTCCCCAAGGAGCAGGCCGGCGCCGCCTCGGCGGTCTCCGAAACCGCCTACGAACTGGGCGCCGCCCTCGGCATCGCCCTCCTCGGCTCCATCGTGACCGCCGTCTACAGCGGCTTCACGGGCCCGGCCGGCACCCCGTCCGGCGCCCATGAGTCGCTGGGCGCGGCGGTCGAGGCCGCGGCCCGCATGCCCGCCGGTGCGGCCGGTTCCCTCCTGGACGCGGCCCGCGACGCCTTCGTGCACGGCCTCCACCTGGCGTCCGGCGCCGGCGCGGCGGTCCTGCTGGGCACGGCGGCGGTGGCGTGGTTCCTGCTGAAGGGGCAGCGGCTGGAGAACACGGAGCAGACCGGGTACCCGCAGTACGCGGAGTAG
- a CDS encoding TetR/AcrR family transcriptional regulator, translating to MDRDHVLRSAAALLTRKSTATMDEVAKAAGISRATLHRHFAGRDALVRALEALGIAECEAALDRARPEDGAAADAVRRLVREIQPAAGLLAFLYGESQLWEGDRQNDGWQRLDGRIAALFQRGQHSGEFRIDLTPAWLTEALYGLTASCAWASLDGRVAARDFPTMVAELLLGGALRREEP from the coding sequence ATGGACCGTGACCATGTGCTGCGCAGCGCCGCCGCCCTGCTGACCCGCAAGTCCACCGCGACCATGGACGAGGTCGCCAAGGCCGCCGGGATCAGCCGGGCCACGCTGCACCGCCACTTCGCCGGGCGCGACGCGCTCGTACGGGCGCTGGAGGCGCTCGGCATCGCGGAGTGCGAGGCGGCGCTGGACCGGGCCCGTCCGGAGGACGGGGCCGCGGCCGACGCCGTGCGCAGACTGGTCCGCGAGATCCAGCCGGCCGCGGGACTGCTCGCCTTCCTGTACGGCGAGAGCCAGCTGTGGGAGGGCGACCGGCAGAACGACGGCTGGCAGCGGCTCGACGGCCGGATCGCCGCCCTGTTCCAGCGCGGGCAGCACAGCGGCGAGTTCCGCATCGACCTCACGCCCGCCTGGCTCACCGAGGCGCTGTACGGGCTGACCGCCTCCTGCGCCTGGGCCAGCCTGGACGGCCGTGTGGCCGCCCGCGACTTCCCGACCATGGTCGCCGAACTGCTGCTCGGCGGCGCCCTGCGAAGAGAGGAACCATGA
- a CDS encoding aldo/keto reductase, protein MPFARLATATTATCHIGLGLAAVGRPGYINLGRDEDLGADRSVAALRARTHELLDAAYAQGVRYFDAARSYGRSEEFLADWLKARPDVRDVVVGSKWGYTYTAGWSTDAARHEVKDHGLATYERQRAETDALLGDRLDLYQIHSLTPDSPALTDKELHARLAEAAAGGLTVGFSTSGPAQADAIRAALAVTVDGEPLFRTVQSTYNVLEHSAGSALAEAHDAGLTVIVKEGMANGRLAGPNAPEALRAVAAETGLGCDAVALAWILRRPWVGVVLSGAATVTQLASNLHAPAVDLDAEQMTRLATLTEDPGAYWQRRGELPWH, encoded by the coding sequence ATGCCCTTCGCCCGTCTCGCGACCGCCACCACCGCCACCTGTCACATCGGCCTGGGGCTGGCCGCCGTCGGCCGCCCGGGCTACATCAACCTGGGCCGGGACGAGGACCTCGGCGCGGACCGGAGCGTGGCGGCCCTGCGCGCCCGCACCCATGAACTCCTCGACGCCGCCTACGCCCAGGGCGTGCGCTACTTCGACGCGGCCCGCTCCTACGGCCGTTCGGAGGAGTTCCTCGCCGACTGGCTGAAGGCCCGCCCCGACGTCCGGGACGTCGTCGTCGGCAGCAAATGGGGCTACACCTACACCGCCGGCTGGTCCACCGACGCCGCGCGGCACGAGGTGAAGGACCACGGACTGGCGACGTACGAGCGCCAGCGCGCCGAGACCGACGCCCTGCTCGGCGACCGGCTCGACCTCTACCAGATCCACTCGCTCACCCCGGACAGCCCGGCCCTCACCGACAAGGAACTCCACGCCAGGCTCGCGGAGGCCGCCGCCGGCGGCCTGACCGTCGGCTTCTCCACCAGCGGCCCCGCCCAGGCCGACGCGATCCGCGCCGCCCTCGCGGTGACGGTCGACGGCGAGCCCCTCTTCCGTACCGTCCAGTCCACGTACAACGTCCTGGAGCACTCGGCGGGCTCCGCCCTCGCCGAGGCCCACGACGCCGGACTGACCGTGATCGTCAAGGAGGGCATGGCCAACGGCCGGCTCGCCGGCCCGAACGCGCCGGAGGCGCTGCGGGCGGTCGCCGCCGAGACGGGACTCGGCTGCGACGCCGTCGCCCTCGCCTGGATCCTGCGCCGGCCCTGGGTGGGCGTGGTCCTCTCCGGCGCCGCGACGGTCACCCAGCTCGCCTCCAATCTGCACGCCCCCGCCGTCGACCTGGACGCGGAGCAGATGACCCGCCTCGCCACGCTCACCGAGGACCCCGGCGCCTACTGGCAGCGGCGCGGGGAACTGCCCTGGCACTGA
- a CDS encoding GlxA family transcriptional regulator — MPAPRLHRVAVLVLEGAKPLDVGIPAQVFTTRASMPYEVRVCGAAPGLVTGGDGLAYDVAHGLDALEWADIVFVPGYRFPDRDDPPRAVVDALIAAHARGARLAAISTGAFALAATGLLDGRRATTHWHYTRALRARHPLVQVDENVLFVDEGSLLTSAGAASGIDLCLHILRGDLGVAASNHAARRLVAAPYRSGGQAQYVPRSVPEPLGERFAATREWALHRLDEPLTLGVLARQAGVSARTFSRRFVEETGYTPMQWVMRARVDLARELLERSQRSVEQIAADVGLGTGANLRLHFQRILGTTPSEYRRTFTRGE; from the coding sequence GTGCCAGCCCCCCGTCTGCATCGCGTCGCCGTCCTCGTGCTCGAAGGCGCGAAACCGCTCGACGTCGGCATCCCCGCGCAGGTGTTCACGACCCGCGCGAGCATGCCGTACGAGGTGCGGGTGTGCGGGGCCGCACCCGGTCTCGTGACCGGCGGCGACGGCCTCGCGTACGACGTCGCCCACGGCCTCGACGCGCTGGAGTGGGCCGACATCGTCTTCGTCCCCGGCTACCGGTTCCCGGACCGCGACGACCCGCCGCGGGCCGTCGTCGACGCGCTGATCGCCGCCCACGCCCGGGGGGCCCGGCTCGCCGCCATCTCGACGGGTGCCTTCGCGCTCGCCGCCACGGGCCTGCTCGACGGCAGGCGGGCCACCACTCACTGGCACTACACGCGGGCCCTGCGGGCCAGGCATCCGCTCGTCCAGGTCGACGAGAACGTGCTGTTCGTGGACGAGGGCAGCCTGCTCACCTCGGCCGGCGCGGCCTCCGGCATCGACCTGTGCCTGCACATCCTGCGCGGCGACCTCGGAGTGGCCGCGTCCAACCACGCGGCCCGGCGTCTGGTCGCCGCCCCCTACCGCAGCGGCGGCCAGGCCCAGTACGTGCCGCGCAGCGTCCCCGAGCCGCTCGGCGAGCGGTTCGCCGCCACCCGCGAGTGGGCGCTGCACCGGCTCGACGAGCCCCTCACCCTCGGCGTACTGGCCCGGCAGGCCGGGGTCTCGGCGCGCACGTTCTCCCGGCGCTTCGTCGAGGAGACCGGCTACACGCCGATGCAGTGGGTGATGCGTGCGCGCGTCGACCTGGCCCGGGAACTGCTCGAACGCTCGCAGCGCAGCGTCGAGCAGATCGCCGCCGACGTCGGGCTCGGCACCGGCGCGAATCTGCGGCTGCACTTCCAGCGCATCCTCGGCACCACGCCGAGCGAGTACCGGCGCACCTTCACCCGGGGCGAGTGA
- the gap gene encoding type I glyceraldehyde-3-phosphate dehydrogenase, with protein sequence MTRIAINGFGRIGRNVLRALLERDSALEIVAVNDLTEPATLARLLAYDSTAGRLGRPVTVEGDALVVDGRRITVLAEREPARLPWGELGVDIVLEATGRFTSAAAARAHLAAGAKKVLVSAPSDGADVTLAYGVNTDAYDPAAHTIVSNASCTTNALAPLAAVLDELAGIEHGFMTTVHAYTQEQNLQDGPHRDARRARAAGVNIVPTTTGAAKAIGLVLPNLDGKLSGDSIRVPVPVGSIVELNTTVARDVTRDEVLAAYHAAAEGPLAGVLEYSDDPLVSSDITGNPASSIFDSALTRVDGRHVKVVAWYDNEWGFSNRVIDTLEFLAAG encoded by the coding sequence ATGACTCGCATCGCCATCAACGGTTTCGGCCGCATCGGACGCAATGTGCTGCGCGCGCTGCTGGAGCGCGACAGCGCCCTGGAGATCGTCGCCGTCAACGACCTGACGGAGCCCGCCACGCTCGCCCGGCTGCTCGCCTACGACAGCACGGCCGGCCGGCTCGGGCGCCCGGTGACCGTCGAGGGGGACGCCCTCGTGGTCGACGGCCGCCGGATCACGGTGCTGGCCGAGCGGGAACCGGCGCGGCTGCCCTGGGGCGAACTCGGCGTCGACATCGTCCTGGAGGCCACCGGCCGCTTCACCTCGGCCGCGGCCGCCCGTGCCCACCTCGCCGCGGGCGCGAAGAAGGTGCTCGTCAGCGCGCCGTCGGACGGCGCGGACGTCACGCTCGCCTACGGGGTCAACACCGACGCCTACGACCCGGCCGCGCACACGATCGTCTCGAACGCCTCCTGCACCACCAACGCGCTCGCGCCGCTGGCCGCGGTACTCGACGAACTCGCCGGTATCGAGCACGGGTTCATGACGACGGTGCACGCCTACACGCAGGAGCAGAACCTCCAGGACGGCCCGCACCGCGACGCCCGCCGCGCCCGTGCCGCCGGCGTGAACATCGTGCCGACCACGACCGGCGCCGCCAAGGCGATCGGCCTGGTGCTGCCGAACCTCGACGGCAAGCTGTCGGGTGACTCGATCCGCGTGCCGGTGCCGGTGGGCTCGATCGTCGAACTCAACACGACCGTCGCGCGCGACGTGACACGCGACGAGGTGCTGGCGGCGTACCACGCCGCGGCGGAGGGGCCGCTCGCCGGCGTCCTCGAGTACTCGGACGACCCGCTCGTGTCGTCCGACATCACCGGCAATCCCGCCTCGTCGATCTTCGACTCGGCCCTCACCCGCGTCGACGGCCGCCACGTCAAGGTGGTCGCGTGGTACGACAACGAGTGGGGCTTCTCGAACCGCGTGATCGACACCCTGGAGTTCCTCGCCGCGGGCTGA
- the argH gene encoding argininosuccinate lyase, with amino-acid sequence MSSNSGDVRLWGGRFADGPAEALAKLSASVHFDWRLAPYDIAGSRAHARVLHKAGLLSADELERMIAGLDQLESDVADGSYTGTIADEDVHTALERGLLERLGPDLGGKLRAGRSRNDQVATLFRMYLRDHARIIGGLIADLQDALIGLAEAHPDVAMPGRTHLQHAQPVLFAHHVLAHVQSLSRDAERLRQWDERTAVSPYGSGALAGSSLGLDPEAVAKDLGFEHGSAGNSIDGTASRDFVAEFAFITAMIGVNLSRIAEEIIIWNTKEFSFVTLHDAFSTGSSIMPQKKNPDIAELARGKSGRLIGNLTGLLATLKALPLAYNRDLQEDKEPVFDSCDQLEVLLPAFTGMMATLTVHRERMAELAPAGFSLATDIAEWLVRQGVPFRVAHEVAGECVKAAEAEGKELDELTDEQFAKISAHLTPEVRTVLNVPGALASRNGRGGTAPSAVAVQLAEVKADVAVQHEWARAKTAR; translated from the coding sequence GTGAGCAGCAACAGCGGTGACGTACGGCTCTGGGGCGGCCGTTTCGCCGACGGTCCCGCCGAGGCCCTGGCGAAGCTGTCCGCGTCCGTCCACTTCGACTGGCGGCTCGCGCCCTACGACATCGCCGGTTCCCGCGCCCACGCCCGCGTGCTGCACAAGGCCGGGCTCCTCAGCGCGGACGAGCTGGAGCGCATGATCGCCGGGCTCGACCAGCTGGAGTCGGACGTCGCCGACGGCTCCTACACCGGCACCATCGCCGACGAGGACGTGCACACCGCCCTGGAGCGGGGCCTGCTGGAGCGCCTCGGCCCCGACCTGGGCGGCAAGCTCCGCGCCGGCCGGTCCCGCAACGACCAGGTGGCCACCCTGTTCCGGATGTACCTCAGGGACCACGCCCGGATCATCGGCGGTCTGATCGCCGACCTCCAGGACGCCCTGATCGGCCTCGCCGAGGCCCACCCCGACGTGGCGATGCCCGGCCGCACCCACCTCCAGCACGCCCAGCCGGTGCTCTTCGCCCACCATGTCCTCGCCCACGTCCAGTCCCTGTCCCGGGACGCGGAGCGGCTGCGCCAGTGGGACGAGCGCACGGCGGTCTCGCCGTACGGCTCGGGCGCCCTGGCCGGCTCCTCCCTGGGCCTGGACCCGGAGGCGGTGGCCAAGGACCTCGGGTTCGAACACGGCAGCGCCGGCAACTCCATCGACGGCACGGCCTCCCGGGACTTCGTCGCGGAGTTCGCCTTCATCACCGCGATGATCGGCGTGAACCTCTCCCGGATCGCCGAGGAGATCATCATCTGGAACACGAAGGAGTTCTCCTTCGTGACCCTGCACGACGCGTTCTCCACCGGCTCGTCGATCATGCCGCAGAAGAAGAACCCGGACATCGCGGAGCTGGCCCGGGGCAAGTCCGGCCGCCTCATCGGCAACCTGACCGGGCTCCTCGCCACCCTCAAGGCCCTGCCCCTCGCCTACAACCGCGACCTCCAGGAGGACAAGGAGCCGGTCTTCGACTCCTGCGACCAGCTGGAGGTGCTGCTGCCCGCCTTCACCGGCATGATGGCCACCCTCACGGTCCACCGCGAGCGGATGGCGGAACTGGCCCCGGCCGGCTTCTCCCTCGCCACCGACATCGCCGAGTGGCTGGTCCGCCAGGGCGTCCCCTTCCGGGTGGCGCACGAGGTCGCGGGAGAGTGCGTCAAGGCCGCCGAGGCCGAGGGCAAGGAGCTGGACGAGCTGACGGACGAGCAGTTCGCCAAGATCTCCGCCCACCTCACCCCCGAGGTCCGCACCGTCCTCAACGTCCCCGGCGCCCTCGCCTCCCGCAACGGCCGCGGCGGCACCGCCCCGAGCGCGGTGGCCGTCCAGCTGGCCGAGGTCAAGGCGGACGTGGCGGTCCAGCACGAGTGGGCGCGGGCGAAGACGGCCCGCTAG
- a CDS encoding argininosuccinate synthase, whose protein sequence is MTERVVLAYSGGLDTSVAIGWIAEETGAEVIAVAVDVGQGGEDLDVIRKRALACGAVEAEVADAKDEFADEYCLPAIKANALYMDRYPLVSALSRPTIVKHLVAAAKKHGATTVAHGCTGKGNDQVRFEAGIVALAPDLKCIAPVRDYAMTRDKAIAFCEAKQLPIATTKKSPYSIDQNVFGRAVETGFLEDIWNAPIEDIYEYTSNPATPREADEVVITFKEGVPVALDGKPVTVLQAIQQLNERAGAQGIGRIDMVEDRLVGIKSREVYEAPGAIALITAHQELENVTVERELARYKRQVEQRWGELVYDGQWFSPLKRALDGFINEANQHVSGDIRLTLHGGRAVVTGRRSESSLYDFNLATYDTGDTFDQAAAKGFIDIYSLSSKIAARRDLAGEA, encoded by the coding sequence GTGACCGAGCGCGTCGTACTCGCCTACTCAGGCGGTCTGGACACCTCCGTCGCCATCGGCTGGATCGCCGAGGAGACGGGCGCCGAGGTCATCGCCGTTGCGGTCGACGTCGGCCAGGGCGGCGAGGACCTGGACGTCATCCGCAAGCGCGCCCTCGCGTGCGGTGCCGTCGAGGCCGAGGTCGCCGACGCCAAGGACGAGTTCGCCGACGAGTACTGCCTCCCGGCGATCAAGGCCAACGCCCTGTACATGGACCGCTACCCGCTGGTCTCCGCCCTCTCCCGGCCGACGATCGTCAAGCACCTGGTCGCCGCCGCCAAGAAGCACGGCGCCACCACGGTCGCCCACGGCTGCACCGGCAAGGGCAACGACCAGGTCCGCTTCGAGGCCGGCATCGTCGCCCTCGCCCCCGACCTGAAGTGCATCGCCCCGGTCCGCGACTACGCGATGACCCGGGACAAGGCGATCGCCTTCTGCGAGGCCAAGCAGCTCCCGATCGCCACCACCAAGAAGTCCCCGTACTCCATCGACCAGAACGTCTTCGGTCGCGCCGTCGAGACGGGCTTCCTGGAGGACATCTGGAACGCCCCGATCGAGGACATCTACGAGTACACCTCCAACCCCGCCACCCCGCGCGAGGCCGACGAGGTCGTCATCACCTTCAAGGAGGGCGTGCCGGTCGCCCTCGATGGCAAGCCCGTCACCGTCCTCCAGGCCATCCAGCAGCTCAACGAGCGCGCCGGCGCCCAGGGCATCGGCCGGATCGACATGGTCGAGGACCGCCTCGTCGGCATCAAGTCCCGCGAGGTCTACGAGGCCCCCGGCGCGATCGCGCTGATCACCGCCCACCAGGAGCTGGAGAACGTCACCGTCGAGCGCGAACTCGCCCGCTACAAGCGGCAGGTCGAGCAGCGCTGGGGCGAACTGGTCTACGACGGCCAGTGGTTCTCCCCGCTCAAGCGCGCCCTGGACGGCTTCATCAACGAGGCCAACCAGCACGTGTCCGGCGACATCCGCCTGACCCTGCACGGCGGCCGCGCCGTCGTCACCGGCCGGCGCTCGGAGTCGTCCCTGTACGACTTCAACCTCGCCACCTACGACACCGGTGACACCTTCGACCAGGCGGCGGCCAAGGGCTTCATCGACATCTACAGCCTGTCGTCGAAGATCGCCGCGCGGCGTGATCTCGCGGGCGAAGCCTGA
- a CDS encoding pyridoxamine 5'-phosphate oxidase family protein, with amino-acid sequence MGKTYERIDGRLRTFIEEQPLFFTATAPLAGDGRVNLSPKGLRGSFAVLDELTVAYLDFAGSNAETIAHLRENGRITLMWCAFQGPPNIVRVHGRGEPVFRDDPRFPGLLARFPGIDPEPHGLRAIIVVHAELVRDTCGYAVPFMAYEEERDLHERRFAREDDASLNEYFTKKEYIATSLDGLPGLPLPLPPASV; translated from the coding sequence ATGGGAAAGACTTACGAGCGCATCGACGGCAGGCTCCGCACGTTCATCGAGGAGCAACCCCTCTTCTTCACCGCGACCGCGCCGCTGGCCGGCGACGGCCGGGTCAACCTCTCCCCCAAGGGCCTCAGGGGCTCGTTCGCCGTGCTGGACGAACTCACCGTGGCCTACCTGGACTTCGCCGGTTCCAACGCCGAGACCATCGCGCACCTGCGGGAGAACGGGCGGATCACCCTGATGTGGTGCGCCTTCCAGGGCCCGCCGAACATCGTGCGGGTGCACGGCCGGGGCGAGCCGGTCTTCCGCGACGACCCGCGCTTCCCGGGGCTGCTCGCCCGCTTCCCCGGCATCGACCCGGAGCCGCACGGGCTGCGCGCGATCATCGTCGTCCACGCCGAGCTGGTGCGGGACACCTGCGGGTACGCCGTCCCCTTCATGGCGTACGAGGAGGAACGCGACCTGCACGAGAGGCGCTTCGCGCGGGAGGACGACGCCTCCCTGAACGAGTACTTCACCAAGAAGGAGTACATCGCCACGAGCCTGGACGGCCTTCCCGGACTGCCGCTGCCGCTGCCCCCGGCTAGCGTCTGA